One Glutamicibacter mishrai genomic window carries:
- a CDS encoding FtsK/SpoIIIE domain-containing protein — protein sequence MADDLEVLLPPRPEMSRLVMLMLAALVPILTGILLAVLMGTMLFLIISGVSALMGLVPACQIVAEFRHWNRSMSTQRSMAVEARSRYAPPLGHAIVAGLDAITLGISSLQVPPLVWGDGQWSPQASASDQPQHPHKTWPKLKKKKLDTPWQGPVFAPAAPGVWQLVGCQGQDMGEILAGVLARFLPHIAANRLSLVIDPAIHCLPASLLLLRNATATTLMPPSPEHNFLGGDKPTLKTIYLTTSPTGPLPDTLVVGLGPALWATSEHWIVLDSLASHMPDQRFSITALQKLSLTRFDRIVQRFISITPTDKSNSIRQLIEPGNRIQAVIGVSKSGDEVSVDFDADGPHMLICGTTGSGKSEALRRIVADLSFQFSPEQLAFALIDFKGGAGLSVFEHLPHVQLFASDLDNSCAQRTLEQLEFEVRRREAMLADNGCSDLSEYRLLTSPPQPMPRLVVVVDEFRVFIETLPTAGQRIDRLAAVGRALGIHLILSTQRPAGTLTGQTRANINAVIALRVNDPSESVELVGSTAATLLDRPGLAIIRSSARPTEHFQFHLAAEPDIKGEILERNRNDISLSKFATFGPTSERFDPDPLKELVESVASRWRSAPACESGFAPPLPPSIYDVPIPTDWRDRKEGAIFCGVRDNLAGGTLEPLLINTPGRRSLLICGLPEAGARMAFEHMVSLPRKVLCFGPSPVQDANQYGNLKVVTGEDPYEFLDALDFLETGPKDESLVIMIHSLAQLQSSLPPQHFQRFDEAVGSLLRLGNSRGPFIVCAVDRDQNCLKSSGLFTTQWYFPLNATESLRMIWPKIPACSPIPGRGVILNSDHSAQVFQLAPARAERLRDGAWIDTSLNPGSAFPISDDETEFLGSSPFTGSPVALPHQARFIMICPDDKERLALSSSLAKRWKAAHSNGIEDFAAALDDYDSGRKMRPHLICVNLDSTADPRLLANLERLKASNMRLVLFTPPTVRLAYELGLPSVTIDDREIAIVEAEHSQDTQPMQWPALHQDPQRTSRPYWRAVVARYGQPRMVLVPREP from the coding sequence ATGGCTGACGATTTAGAAGTCCTGCTCCCGCCACGGCCTGAAATGAGCAGATTGGTGATGCTCATGCTGGCCGCACTCGTACCGATTCTTACCGGAATCCTCCTAGCAGTCCTGATGGGAACGATGCTTTTTCTGATCATTAGTGGAGTTTCCGCCCTGATGGGTTTGGTCCCGGCATGCCAGATCGTGGCAGAGTTCAGACATTGGAACCGGTCCATGTCCACGCAACGCAGCATGGCTGTCGAAGCCAGGTCCCGATATGCTCCCCCGTTGGGGCATGCCATTGTGGCAGGGCTGGATGCGATAACTCTCGGCATCAGTTCTCTACAGGTTCCTCCCCTAGTTTGGGGCGACGGCCAATGGTCACCGCAAGCTTCCGCATCGGATCAGCCTCAGCACCCCCACAAAACTTGGCCAAAGCTTAAGAAGAAAAAGCTGGATACCCCGTGGCAAGGTCCTGTCTTTGCTCCCGCTGCACCTGGCGTTTGGCAACTGGTCGGATGCCAAGGGCAAGACATGGGAGAAATCCTCGCTGGAGTACTGGCGCGATTCTTGCCGCACATCGCGGCGAACAGGCTTTCGCTCGTGATCGATCCAGCTATTCATTGTTTGCCGGCGTCCTTGCTCCTACTGCGGAATGCCACGGCGACCACGCTTATGCCTCCGTCACCCGAGCACAATTTCCTGGGCGGCGACAAGCCAACGCTCAAGACCATCTATCTGACAACAAGTCCGACTGGACCGTTGCCCGATACGCTCGTTGTCGGATTGGGACCAGCGCTCTGGGCGACCTCAGAGCATTGGATAGTGCTCGATTCCTTGGCATCCCATATGCCAGATCAGCGCTTCTCTATCACAGCGCTGCAAAAATTGAGCTTGACGCGTTTTGACCGCATAGTCCAACGGTTCATATCCATTACACCAACGGACAAATCAAACTCGATACGACAGCTCATTGAACCGGGCAATCGAATTCAAGCTGTTATTGGGGTCAGCAAATCCGGTGACGAAGTTTCAGTAGATTTCGATGCAGATGGACCGCACATGTTGATTTGCGGAACGACTGGCTCTGGAAAATCTGAGGCGCTGCGTCGCATCGTCGCCGACCTCTCCTTCCAGTTTTCACCAGAGCAATTGGCGTTCGCATTGATCGACTTCAAAGGTGGCGCAGGACTATCGGTTTTCGAGCATCTTCCTCACGTCCAACTCTTCGCCAGCGATTTAGACAACTCCTGCGCACAACGCACGCTTGAACAGCTCGAATTCGAGGTCCGCCGAAGGGAAGCGATGCTTGCTGACAACGGTTGTAGCGATCTCAGCGAGTACCGATTACTTACTTCACCGCCGCAGCCGATGCCTAGGCTTGTCGTGGTTGTCGATGAGTTTCGGGTATTTATCGAAACCCTGCCAACAGCCGGACAACGAATCGACCGACTGGCAGCGGTGGGACGGGCATTAGGGATCCACTTGATACTCAGTACACAACGTCCGGCTGGCACTCTCACCGGCCAAACACGCGCCAATATCAATGCGGTTATCGCACTGCGGGTTAATGACCCTAGCGAGTCTGTTGAACTCGTTGGCTCAACTGCGGCGACTTTGCTGGATCGCCCCGGACTGGCGATTATCAGAAGTTCAGCAAGGCCTACAGAGCATTTCCAATTTCATCTCGCAGCGGAGCCTGATATCAAAGGAGAGATTCTTGAGCGCAACCGCAACGACATATCTTTATCCAAATTCGCCACGTTCGGTCCTACGTCTGAACGCTTCGACCCGGATCCGCTTAAGGAACTAGTTGAATCGGTGGCCTCGCGCTGGCGTTCTGCGCCCGCATGCGAATCCGGATTCGCTCCGCCGCTTCCCCCAAGCATCTACGACGTTCCCATCCCGACAGATTGGAGGGACCGGAAGGAAGGTGCAATTTTCTGCGGTGTGCGCGATAACTTAGCTGGCGGAACGCTAGAACCATTGCTCATCAACACGCCGGGGAGGCGTTCCCTGCTTATCTGCGGATTGCCAGAAGCCGGTGCTCGAATGGCCTTTGAACACATGGTTTCACTCCCCCGTAAAGTTTTGTGTTTTGGACCTTCACCGGTCCAAGACGCAAATCAATATGGGAATCTCAAAGTCGTGACAGGGGAAGACCCCTACGAATTTTTGGATGCTCTGGACTTCCTGGAAACAGGGCCGAAAGACGAATCCCTGGTCATCATGATTCATTCCTTGGCGCAGCTGCAATCGAGCCTACCGCCTCAACATTTTCAACGCTTTGACGAAGCGGTGGGGTCCTTATTGCGGCTCGGCAACTCGCGGGGCCCGTTTATTGTTTGCGCTGTTGATCGTGATCAGAACTGCCTGAAGTCAAGTGGCCTGTTCACGACCCAGTGGTATTTCCCGCTCAATGCCACAGAGTCACTGAGAATGATCTGGCCCAAAATTCCCGCCTGCTCGCCCATTCCAGGCAGAGGAGTGATACTGAATTCGGATCATTCAGCCCAGGTTTTCCAACTTGCTCCGGCCCGGGCCGAGCGCCTCAGGGACGGTGCCTGGATTGATACCAGTTTGAACCCCGGTTCAGCGTTTCCGATATCCGATGACGAGACTGAGTTTCTTGGCTCCAGCCCATTTACCGGCAGCCCCGTCGCCCTACCCCATCAGGCTCGCTTCATCATGATTTGTCCCGATGACAAAGAGCGGTTGGCGTTGTCTTCCTCGTTGGCCAAACGCTGGAAGGCCGCACATTCAAACGGCATCGAGGACTTTGCAGCCGCACTTGATGACTATGATTCTGGGAGAAAGATGCGTCCGCACCTCATTTGCGTCAATTTAGACAGCACTGCAGATCCACGACTACTGGCTAATCTGGAACGGCTCAAGGCCTCGAATATGCGTTTGGTACTTTTTACGCCGCCTACGGTACGGCTCGCCTATGAACTCGGTCTACCGTCCGTCACTATAGACGACCGGGAAATCGCAATTGTCGAGGCAGAGCATTCTCAGGACACGCAACCAATGCAGTGGCCAGCTCTACACCAAGACCCCCAGAGAACAAGTCGGCCCTACTGGCGTGCCGTCGTCGCTCGCTACGGTCAACCCCGCATGGTGCTCGTTCCCCGAGAGCCTTGA
- a CDS encoding CpaF family protein: MEALSIVEDEVRELVRRRGLDPAKQPTMIKSLIEEVIRDYDERALLGAVPSLGSLDAARQTIFDNVAGFGALQPLLDDPTVEEIWINAPHQVFCARGGQSQLTHIRMESSEIATLVERMLKSSGRRLDLSQPFVDCQLPDGSRLHVVIPDITHEHWAVNIRKFIARAGKLDDLVELDSLSRPAALYLSTAINAGLNVIVTGPTQAGKTTMLNCLASSIGPRERIITIEEIFELNLSLRDVVAMQTRLANLEGTGEISMRRLVKEALRMRPDRIIVGEVREAESLDMLIALNSGISGLCTLHANSARDAITKICTLPLLAGPNITSDFTIKTVAACIDLVVHCVRSPSGHRYVNEILSIRNRVEAGQIESSTLFERRDGVLIASQGADWEHEKFELSGINIAELMAVQS, from the coding sequence GTGGAAGCACTGTCCATCGTTGAAGACGAAGTTCGTGAGCTGGTGAGAAGGCGCGGACTCGATCCGGCCAAACAGCCTACGATGATCAAGTCATTGATCGAAGAAGTCATCAGGGACTATGACGAGCGTGCACTGCTTGGCGCAGTACCTTCACTTGGATCGCTCGATGCGGCCCGTCAAACGATTTTCGACAACGTTGCTGGCTTTGGCGCTCTTCAGCCACTACTCGATGATCCGACGGTCGAGGAAATTTGGATCAACGCTCCACATCAGGTTTTTTGCGCCCGAGGTGGGCAGAGCCAGCTGACCCACATTCGCATGGAATCGTCAGAGATCGCGACGTTAGTTGAACGCATGCTCAAATCTTCGGGCCGACGGCTGGATCTTTCCCAACCATTCGTAGATTGCCAGCTTCCGGACGGATCCCGTCTACATGTTGTCATCCCTGACATCACACACGAACATTGGGCCGTGAACATTCGCAAGTTCATCGCCAGGGCCGGAAAACTAGACGACTTGGTGGAACTAGATTCTCTGAGCCGGCCGGCGGCGTTGTACTTGTCTACGGCCATTAATGCGGGCCTCAATGTGATCGTCACGGGCCCGACTCAAGCTGGCAAAACAACTATGCTTAATTGTTTGGCTTCTTCAATTGGCCCGCGTGAGCGCATCATCACCATCGAGGAAATTTTTGAACTTAATCTGTCCCTGCGCGATGTAGTTGCCATGCAGACGCGATTGGCAAACCTTGAAGGAACTGGCGAAATTTCGATGCGTCGCCTTGTGAAAGAGGCGCTTCGAATGAGACCCGATCGGATCATTGTGGGGGAGGTCCGAGAAGCTGAATCGCTCGACATGCTCATCGCCTTGAATTCCGGTATTTCAGGACTGTGTACCCTCCACGCGAATTCAGCACGGGATGCGATAACGAAGATTTGCACTTTGCCTTTGCTCGCGGGGCCGAATATAACGAGCGACTTCACCATCAAAACTGTTGCTGCATGCATTGATTTGGTCGTTCACTGTGTCCGAAGCCCAAGCGGACACCGATACGTCAATGAAATCCTGAGCATCCGGAATCGCGTGGAAGCCGGGCAAATTGAGTCCTCGACCTTGTTTGAAAGACGAGACGGAGTACTAATCGCTTCGCAAGGTGCTGATTGGGAACACGAAAAGTTCGAACTGTCCGGAATCAATATCGCGGAGCTAATGGCGGTGCAATCATGA
- a CDS encoding type II secretion system F family protein → MIAFFALLGGLGLAILVDWLLFAPWVRAPKRKSMIKTALLQAGMTSVSPTKFVMICLVCGLVSGLLTLGLTGAWLFALLFFSFGIFAPWAFIRHQASKRRAALQEQWPEVVDHLRSAIRAGLSLPEALGQLATVGPQLLRPQFGDFALDYRATANFSVALDQLGERLADPVADKILTTLRITREVGGTDLGQTLTTLSAFLRDDVRTRGELAARQSWIVSAARLAVAAPWILLLILGTQEAAKDAYMTAGGVIVLGVGVGISIVCYRIMLRLGTLPVEDRVLS, encoded by the coding sequence ATGATCGCTTTCTTTGCGCTGCTTGGAGGTCTCGGGCTAGCCATATTGGTTGATTGGCTGCTCTTCGCTCCGTGGGTGCGAGCACCAAAACGGAAGTCAATGATCAAAACAGCCCTTCTTCAAGCGGGAATGACGAGTGTGTCACCAACCAAGTTCGTGATGATCTGTTTGGTATGTGGATTGGTTTCGGGACTATTGACCTTGGGGCTTACCGGAGCATGGCTCTTTGCGCTGTTGTTTTTCAGTTTCGGCATTTTCGCTCCATGGGCATTCATCCGGCACCAAGCTTCCAAGCGGCGGGCCGCATTACAAGAACAATGGCCTGAAGTTGTCGACCATCTCAGAAGCGCCATCCGTGCCGGACTATCGTTGCCTGAAGCTTTGGGACAACTAGCAACTGTTGGCCCGCAATTGCTCAGGCCCCAATTCGGTGATTTCGCATTGGATTATCGGGCCACAGCGAATTTTAGCGTTGCGCTGGATCAGCTGGGCGAGCGGTTGGCGGACCCGGTGGCTGACAAGATTCTCACCACTCTTCGAATCACTCGCGAAGTTGGCGGCACAGACCTGGGACAGACCTTAACAACTCTTTCCGCATTCTTACGTGACGACGTTCGCACGCGAGGTGAATTAGCTGCAAGGCAATCGTGGATCGTATCTGCCGCGCGACTAGCCGTGGCTGCACCTTGGATCCTGCTTTTGATCTTGGGAACTCAGGAAGCGGCAAAAGACGCGTACATGACTGCCGGAGGGGTCATTGTTCTGGGCGTGGGTGTGGGAATTTCCATTGTCTGTTACCGGATTATGCTCAGGCTTGGCACGCTTCCTGTTGAAGACAGGGTACTGTCATGA